The DNA sequence GTTCACGGTTCACGTACGTGCCGTTGAGGCTGCCGACGTCGGAGACGGTGAAACCGTCGTGGCTCCTGCGGAACTCGACATGGCGCCGGGAGACGGTGACGTCGTCCAGGAAGATGTCGCTCTGCGGGTGCCGGCCGGCCGTCGTCAGCTCACCGTCCAGGAGGAACCGGCTGCCGGAGTTCGGGCCGCGCCGCACGATCAGCAGGGCGGAACCCGGGGGCAGCGCTTCCACCGCGGCCTGGGCCTCGGGGGACAGCGAGGACGACACGTGCGTCTGTCCCGACACCTCGGCCTCGTAGGCCTCCAGGCCCGAGATCGAGATGGTGGACGTGGTCTCCGAGGCACGCTCCGGCGTCAGACCCGCCCGCAGCGGCGCCCCGCAGTTGGAGCAGAACCGGCTCGCCGCATCGCTGCGGTGCCCGCACCTGCTGCAAATCTGCTCGGCCGACATGGACGGCTCCTCGCGCCGCGGCTGCCCCGCGG is a window from the Streptomyces sp. NBC_01244 genome containing:
- a CDS encoding FHA domain-containing protein; its protein translation is MSAEQICSRCGHRSDAASRFCSNCGAPLRAGLTPERASETTSTISISGLEAYEAEVSGQTHVSSSLSPEAQAAVEALPPGSALLIVRRGPNSGSRFLLDGELTTAGRHPQSDIFLDDVTVSRRHVEFRRSHDGFTVSDVGSLNGTYVNREPIDSVALHNGDEVQIGKYRLVFYASLRGH